CGAACGACTTAGCGAGTACGTTAACAACGGTGAGCTCGACGCAGAATACGTTGCCGTCGAATCAGAACACTCAGCGATGTCCGCATGCGTAGCAGCAAGCCTCACCGGTGCCAGGGTCTTCACCTCGACTGCCAGTCAAGGACTTGCGCTCATGCATGAGGTTCTTTACTTAGCTTCTGGCTTAAGGTGTCCAATAGTCATGGCTATTGCGAATAGGGCACTATCCGCACCCATAAACATCCATTGTGATCACTCCGATGTGATGGGTTCGAGAGACGCTGGATGGATACACATATTCGCGGAGAATGGTCAGCAGGCATACGACAGAATCTTCCAGGCGTTCAGGCTAGCGGAGGATGAAGACATACTTCTTCCGGTGGGGGTGAACATCGACGGTTTCTTCCTTTCGCACGCTGTAGAGGGCATCGCTACGATGTCGGATAGCGAGGCGGCGATGTTCCTTCCACCCAGAAAGGCGAAATATTACCTCGATTCCTCGATGCCCATGACGTTTGGTGCATTTGCATTACCGGATTGGTACTTCGAGATAAAGCATCAAGTGGCAGAAGTTATGGAGAGAGTCCCGAAGAAGTTGGCTGAGGTAGAGGAGCTCTATTACAAGATGACTGGCAGGATATACGGTCATGTCGGCGCCTATAGGACGGAGGATGCTGAAGTTTGTCTAATCTGCGCAGGCTCGGCAGCGATCACGGCAAAGTCCGCTGTAGCGAATTTAAGAAGTAAAGGTATCAAAGCAGGGCTTCTGAGCATTAGGCTCTTCAGACCATTCCCGGTCGATAGTATAATCCCCCACGTAAAGGATGCGAAAGCCTTGATCGTGATGGACAGGGCGATGAGCCCGGGTGCACCGTCTGCTCCGATAGCCCAGGACATGAAGGCCGCGTTATATGACTCGGGTCTTAATATACCGGTCGCAAACTTTGTCTACGGACTTGGAGGGAGGGATATCTCAGTCGTAGATTTTGAGAATATAGTCATGAAAGTTATGGAAGATCTGAAAGCAGGAAGACCTATAGGTAGAGGCGTAAGGTATTGGGGGTTGAGAAAGTAATGTTGGTGGGTGAAGTTAAATCGCTGAAAGAAATTTACGGCTCAGACCTGATAGCTCCTGGCCATAGGGCTTGTGCTGGCTGCGGCGCCTTAGTAGCTGTGAGGCAAATACTGATGGCCTCCAGGAGGCCCCTTATTGTGGTAAGCGCCACGAGTTGCTTGGAGGTGACCAGCACACCGTATCCGCAGACGATGTGGAAGGTACCTTGGGTTCATCTATTGTTCGAAAACGCTGCCACCGCCGCGTCCGGTATAGAGGCTGCGCTAAAGGTCCTTTCCAAAAAGTACGGCCGCCAAGAGCATTACATCATAGCCTTCGGCGGTGACGGTGGCACATTCGATATAGGCATACAAGCGCTCTCCGGAGCCCTCGAAAGAGGCCATAGATTCCTTTACGTGTGTTACGACAACGAGGCGTACATGAACACAGGAATACAGAGGTCCGGTGCGACACCGTTAGGAGCTGCCACAACTACTTCACCCGTAGGTGCAAAGATCGTGGGAAAGACCCAGCAAAAGAAGGACCTGATGGAAATCGTCGTGGCCCATAGGGTGCCTTATGCCGCTACGGCATCACCATCACATTGGAAGGACCTTATGAATAAGGTGAGGAAGGCGCAGAGCTACGACGGCCCGACCTTCATACACGTCATAGCGCCGTGCACTAGAGGCTGGTATTTCGACCCGAGCGACACGATAAAGATGGCTAGGCTGGCGGTCGAAACCAGGTACTGGCCGCTCTACGAGGTGGAGAACGGAAGGTATAGGATAACCCACCCAGTTCCGAATCCTAAACCATTGGAGGAATTCTTGAAGGTGCAGAAGAGGCTTAACCATCTGCTGTTGCCGGAGAATGCCGAGATACTCGAAAGGCTAAAGGCTTACGTAAACAAAAGATGGGAGAGGCTCGAAAGACTCTCTGCCTGCTTCGCCTAGCGTTACGATGACACCAGACGAGCCAAAAGTCCTCTACGGCTAGCTTTAGGTTTAACATCTTTTCTTTTTCGTTTAAAGCATGTTTAGTTGAGATAGTAGGGCATAATCTTTAGACGGTTTCAAGCTCGGAGCATATTCCGTGCTACTTTTCTATCAACTTGCCCCAGTCTGACTTTCTGGTGGGACGGCCCCTTAGCTGTTGTAGATAGTTGTAAGCCGAAAGTGCGGCGATGGCGCCCTGTGCCGCTGCTATCACCGCCTGCTTATATAATAAGTCGGTAACGTCGCCCGCCGCGAAGACCCCTGGTCTGCTCGTCATCCCGAGTCTGTCCGTAATTATCTCGCCGCTCTCGTTCAGCTGGACGAAGCCCTTTACCCAATCCGTTTTTGCAGCGTAACCCATCTCGACGAACACGCCGTCAACCTCCAGTTCGCTCTCCTCGTTCGTCTTGACGTTCTTCAGGATTATCGACCTAACCTTCGTGTCGCCCTTTATCTCCAGCACTACACTGTTCGGCACGTAAACCACGTTCATCTTGCTGGATTCCCTTATCAACTCTTCGTCTGCGAGCTTGGCTTCGCTCCTATGGATTATGTAAACCTTGTTGCCGTAGGCGCGCAAAAGCTTCACGGCTTTGAAGGCATGGTCGCCCCAGCCTACGACCGCAACCTTCTTATTCCTGAACAAGGGAGCGTCGCATATCGCGCAATAAGACACTCCCTTACCAACGAACTTGTCTTCTCCTGGAACATCAAGCGACTTCGGTGTTTTCCCGAACGCAAGTATGACCGTGAAAGCCTCGTAATCCCCGCTAACCTTCGTCGATACACGAAAAGTGTTGTCTGTTTGGGATATACCTATTGCCTCGTCGTAGACGAATTCTGCCCCGAATTTTTCTGCCTGTTCTTTTATCGATTGAGCGAGCTCTAGACCAGCCACTGTCCTCATTCCGGGATAGTTCTCGATTTGTGGTGCGAGCGCCAGCTGTCCTCCGATGTCCTTCGTCACCACTAAAGTTTTCAAACCCTGTCTTGCTGCGTATAGCGCTGCGGTCAGACCCGCAGCACTTCCGCCTACAACTATTGTATCGTATACTCCTCCGCTCATACGACTATTTCCGAGATGCACGTTATGGGATATAAGCACTAACCTAATGGGTATAAATAAACGGGCCAAAAATCGCACAACCTTATATCCGTTCGGCCGTTATAAATTCGTAATATCGGTGGTCAGGTTGGACGG
This genomic stretch from Aigarchaeota archaeon harbors:
- the porA gene encoding pyruvate ferredoxin oxidoreductase, translating into MALLQPKTLKPMSTSEAIAYAVKQANVDVIAAYPITPQTIIVERLSEYVNNGELDAEYVAVESEHSAMSACVAASLTGARVFTSTASQGLALMHEVLYLASGLRCPIVMAIANRALSAPINIHCDHSDVMGSRDAGWIHIFAENGQQAYDRIFQAFRLAEDEDILLPVGVNIDGFFLSHAVEGIATMSDSEAAMFLPPRKAKYYLDSSMPMTFGAFALPDWYFEIKHQVAEVMERVPKKLAEVEELYYKMTGRIYGHVGAYRTEDAEVCLICAGSAAITAKSAVANLRSKGIKAGLLSIRLFRPFPVDSIIPHVKDAKALIVMDRAMSPGAPSAPIAQDMKAALYDSGLNIPVANFVYGLGGRDISVVDFENIVMKVMEDLKAGRPIGRGVRYWGLRK
- a CDS encoding thiamine pyrophosphate-dependent enzyme, coding for MLVGEVKSLKEIYGSDLIAPGHRACAGCGALVAVRQILMASRRPLIVVSATSCLEVTSTPYPQTMWKVPWVHLLFENAATAASGIEAALKVLSKKYGRQEHYIIAFGGDGGTFDIGIQALSGALERGHRFLYVCYDNEAYMNTGIQRSGATPLGAATTTSPVGAKIVGKTQQKKDLMEIVVAHRVPYAATASPSHWKDLMNKVRKAQSYDGPTFIHVIAPCTRGWYFDPSDTIKMARLAVETRYWPLYEVENGRYRITHPVPNPKPLEEFLKVQKRLNHLLLPENAEILERLKAYVNKRWERLERLSACFA
- a CDS encoding FAD-dependent oxidoreductase: MSGGVYDTIVVGGSAAGLTAALYAARQGLKTLVVTKDIGGQLALAPQIENYPGMRTVAGLELAQSIKEQAEKFGAEFVYDEAIGISQTDNTFRVSTKVSGDYEAFTVILAFGKTPKSLDVPGEDKFVGKGVSYCAICDAPLFRNKKVAVVGWGDHAFKAVKLLRAYGNKVYIIHRSEAKLADEELIRESSKMNVVYVPNSVVLEIKGDTKVRSIILKNVKTNEESELEVDGVFVEMGYAAKTDWVKGFVQLNESGEIITDRLGMTSRPGVFAAGDVTDLLYKQAVIAAAQGAIAALSAYNYLQQLRGRPTRKSDWGKLIEK